DNA from Acidobacteriota bacterium:
ACAAACGGCTCCTCACTCGCATGCAGGCCACGGAGGTCTGACACGGAAGCGGCCAGGGGTAACAGGCCAGGGATCAGAACCACCAGCCCGCAGGTGCGCATAACCGCCTCATGGCTCCTGCGCTGGCTGGGATTCATTTACTTCTGGGTCTTTCTCGGATGGTGGCGCCAGGCGCCGGGACTGATCGGACCGCAAGGGATTTTGCCGGCGGCCGATTATTTGCACGCCGTCGCGGCGCATTTTCACCCCGCCGCCCGCATCTGGTTCACTCCTTCCCTGCTCTGGATCTCCAGCTCAACCGCGGCGCTGCACGTCATGTGCGGCCTCGGCCTGGCGGCAGCAGTCGCCGTCATGGCGCGTTGGCACTCGCGCTGGGGACTGGCGGTGTGCCTCGTCTGTTTTCTCTCGCTCATTGCCTGCGCCCAGGTCTTTGCCAACTATCAATCCGACGGCATGCTCATGACCGCCGGATTCTTTGCCCTGTTTGTTGATCTGAAATCCCCGAGCTGGTGGAGCTGGTTCTCACTGCGCTGGCTCTGGTTCACCATCTACTTCGGCTCCGGCATCGCCAAGTGGATGAGCCACGACCCGCAGTGGCGCCATCTGACCGCACTCGATCAGTACTATCAGAATCTGCCTCTGCCCAACTGGCTGGGATGGTACGCGCAAAACTACCTGCCCCACAGTGTCGAGGCCGCGATAGCCGCCGCAATTCTGATCCTGGAACTTTTTGTCGTCTGGCTGGCCTTTCTACCGCGCCGCTGGCGCATCGCCCTCTTCTGGATCGTCACCCCCTTCCAAATTGCGATCATTCTCACCGCCAATTACGGCTTCCTGAGCTGGTTGGTGCTGGGCCTCGGCCTGACCCTCATCGACGACCGGCATCTGCACTGGCTCTTGCGGCGCCCGTATGTTGCTGTGGAAAGCGTTCTGGCTTCTTGGCGCGTAGGCTTGGCGTCCGCGGTGCTGGTGGCGCTGGTCGCCGTGACCGGCCTGAATCTGGCTGGCCGCATGTGGCCGGCGCTGCCCACGCCGCAGCGGGTCACCTTCGCACTGCAGCCCTTCCGCATCGCCGATCCCTTCGGGCTGTTCGCGGTCATGACACGCAACCGATACGAGATCGAGTTTCAGGGAACGCGCGACGGCCGGACCTGGACGGCCTACCCATTCCGTTACAAGCCTCAAGATCCCCAGCGTGCGCCCGCAGGCGATCTTTTCCTGTTCGCCCCCTATCAGCCGCGATTCGATTGGAATTTGTGGTTTGCCTCGCTCAGTTCGGTGCAGCAGGAGCGCTGGGTGGAATCGACCGAGCTGCGCCTGCTGACCAATGATCCGCCAGTGCTCGCCTTGTTTGCTCGCAATCCCTTCGCCGCGCGGCCGCCCATCGCGGTACGCGCCGTGCTCTGGCAATACTGGTTCTCCACCCCAGCGCAAAAGCGCCGGCAAGGCATCTGGTGGCGCCGCAAACTGCTCGGTCAATACGCCCCCACGCTGGTCATGACCTCCGCCGGAGTCGAGTCTTTGCCTACTCGGTAAGCTGCGGCAGGTTCTCGACCGGCTTCAGATCGGCAGGCGTTTCCCAGTTGGCATTGAGATCCTGTAGCTTGTTCAACTGCGGCGCCAGGCGGGAGCGGTAGGAGTTGTTGGCCGAGTTGTAAGCTTTTCCGGCGGCATCGAGCGCTTTGCCCACGCCCTGGAAATGATCGAGGAAAACCTGCAAGCGCTGCCCGAGGGTGGCAATCTCGCGCAGCAGCACCTGCATTTTCTGGCCGGCATTGAACTGCTGCCATCCCTGCGCCACGATAGAAATCAGCGGAAACAAGGTGCTGGGGCTCGCCAGCAGAATCGCAGGCGCCAGTTGCTGGCCGTACCGGAACAGCTCCGGATCGGCGTCCAGCGCCGCGCGAAATGCGCCTTCGCTGGGCACGAACATGATCACGCAGGGCATGCTGTTCTCCAGGTGGCCGCAGTAATCTTTGCCGGCCAATTCCTTGGCGCGGCGGCGCAGCACCTGCGCGAAGGCGTTGTAGCAAGCCAGTCGCCGGGCTTCTTCGCTGGCGTCCAGTCCGGCAAGGAAATCGTTCAGGCTGGCCTTGGCATCAACCGCCAGCTTGCGGCCGCTGGGCAGGTAGACGACCGCATCCGGACGCAGGCCATTATCCAGCGTGAACTGCAGGTCATAGTCGATCTGTTCATGCAAGCCGCAAGCAGCAAAAATATTCTTTAAAACCGATTCGCCCCAGTCCCCGCGCACGCTATTGCTGGTGGCGAGCGCTTCGCGCAGCGTGCGCGCCTCCTGGGTCATGGCCGCACCCGCGCCCACCATCTGCTGAAGCTGCTGTTCGACTTTGGCCTGCGCCGCGGCGCGTTCTTTTTCAAACTCGGTAATGCGCGCCTGGTAGCTTTCGAGACGCGATTGCATGTCTTGCAATTTCGCCTGCAGGCCCGCGCTGGTGGTCTCGACCTGACGCACAGTTACTTCGCCCAGAAGCTGCAGTTCCGGGCCCGCGATGGATTTAAGTTCCGCGGCGACAGCCGTGCGCGTGCGCCACACCACGAACCAGGTCAACGCCACTCCGGCCGCCAGGCCGACCAGGACGTACAGCACGCCCATCATGCCGGCACCTTCCGCGCCGCCGCCACCGCCCGGTAGCGCGGCGTGAAGCCCAGCGCGCGGGCGCGCTCGAGCAAGCCGTTGAAGTCGAGGCTGATGGTGGCCCCGGCGCTCTGCGTAACCTCATCCTCGATCGGCAGGTCAAAGTCGTCGGCGCCATAGCAAAGTCCGTCCAGCGCGCCTTCGTTTTGGGTCAGCACCGAAGTGCGGATGCGGGCGATGTTGTCGAGATAAATGCGGCTGAGCGCGAGGTGACGCAGGTACTCGCGCGTCGAAACTTCCTTCCCGCCGAGAGGGGTGCCGTAGGGTTTGTAGGTCCAGCAGAGAAAACTCGCCAGACCGCCGGTCGCATCCTGAAACGCGCGCGTACGCTCCAGATGCTCCAGCCGCTCGGCCAGCGTCTCGTCGAAGCCGATCACCATGGTCGCGGTGGTCTTCAGGCCGGCAGCGACAATGGCCGCCTGCGCCGCAAAATACTCGGCAACGCTGTATTTGAACTTGCTGTGCCGCGCGCGGAAGCTTTCGGTGAGGATTTCCGAGCCGCCACCGGTGATCCAGCGCACCCCTGCGGCACGGAAGCGTTCCGCCGCCTGCGCCCAGCTCAGCTTGGCGTGGTCGGCCAGATACATAAACTCGGCAACCGTGAGCGCATAAAATTCCAGCCGGTCGCCATAGCGGGCGCGCAGCGAGGAAAACAAATCGCAGTAGTAATCGAGCGGCAGATGCGGGTTGAAGCCGCCGTTGAAACCCGCCAGATCGCCGCCCATCGCCAGCAGCTCGTCAATTTTGGCGAACACCTGCTCGCGGCTCAGCACATATCCGCCCGCTTGCCCCGGCAGGCGGTAGAAGGCACAATAATCGCACTGCGCCACGCACACGTTGGTATAGTTCACGATGCGCATGATCAGGTACGTGCACTCCCCCGGCCGGTGAAACCGCGCCCGCACCGCCGTGGCCAGCCGCTGCCAATCTTCGTCGCTGGCCTCGCGCCAGAGCTGCTCAGCGTCAGCCGCGTCGATGCGCTCGCCCGCCTCGACCTTTTCATACAATGAGGTCATTCGGAGATTAGGTTAGCAAATCCGCATGGCCTCAGACATTTTCACCATTGGACACTCCACCCGAACCAGCGAAGAATTCGTGCATCTGCTGCAAATGCATGGGGTGCAGCAGCTTTGCGATGTCCGCACCATCGCCAAATCGCGGCACAATCCCCAGTTTGCCGAGCCGGAGCTTGCCGCCAGCCTCACGGCCGTAAAAATCACTTATCGCCGCCTGGCCCAGCTCGGCGGCCTGCGCCACGCCCACAAGGACTCGCCCAACACCGGCTGGCGCAACCTCAGCTTCCGCGGCTACGCCGACTACATGCAAACCCCGGCGTTTGCCGCAGGGCTGGCCGAGCTGGAAGCTTTAGCCCGCGCGGCGCCAACCGCGATCATGTGTGCCGAGGCGGTGCCCTGGCGCTGCCACCGCTCGCTCATTGGCGACGCCCTGACGGTGCACGGATGGCAGGTATGGGACATCATCACCGAGAAACCGCCATCTCCGCATCGCATGACACCCTTTTTGCGCGTGGTGGATGGCCACTTAACATACCCTGCCACCGAATGAGGCTTCGCGCGTCATACTGTTTGTAGCAATTCTCCTTAAGGAGCCCCTCTGCATGCAATCACACTGGCGTAATGGTCTTTTCGCAACTGCTTTGAGCCTTGGAATGCTTCCCGTGGGCCTGGGCGCCCTGACGCCACCTCGCCAAAGCCACCAAAGCCAGATGACCACGGTCTATTCCGGCGTGGTCACCGATTCTATGTGCGGCGCTAAGCACACCATGGGCGGCAGCTCACCCGCAGCCTGCGTGCACATGTGTGTCGCCGGTGGCTCTGACTACGCGCTGGTGGTCGGCCAGAAAATCTACACCCTGGCCACCCACAACAACGCCCAGCTCAAAGAACTCTACAAGTACGCCGCCAAGCGCGTCGAAGTCCGCGGCACCCTAAAAGGCGACACCCTGACGGTCCACTCCGTCCGCCCCGCAGCACACTGAGGTTCGCGAGGTTCGCGGTACTGAAATACTGACGTACTGAAATACTGATGTACTGTTACGGCTGCACCTTCAAGTGCATGTTGGCGAGCAGAGTGTAAACCGCGCGTTCGTAAGCAATCTTCGCGATCTGGTAGCTGGTGTAGGAGGATAGGAGCTGCGACTGTGCCTGGCTCAACTGCACCTGGCCTTGCAAAAGCTGGAACAGGGTGATGGTGCCGAGCAGGTACTCCTGATTTTCCGCATCGACGTTCTTCTGCGAGAGATCGCGTGCGATGGTCGCCGACTTGACCTCTTCGACCGCCATGCGAAGCTGGGTGTCGGCTAAGCGCACATCCTGGCGGATGGTCTGCTCCTCGTTGCGGATGTTGTACTCTGCCTGCGTCTGCGCCAGCATCGAATCGGCCAACTGCGACTCGGCGCGGCTGTTGCGCAGCGGCAGCGTCAACTGCAGGCTGAAGCCGTAGGTCGGCGAGTTGAAAGCAAAGAGTTGATTGAAGTCGTGGCCCAGACCGGTACTGGACCCGCCGACGACCACGCCCAGCGGCGTCACGGAAGCGATCTGGTTGCCCGCGAGGGCATTCGAGCCGTAGCTGCCCGTGAGGTTCAACTGCGGCCGCAGGGCGTCGTGTGCAGCCGCGATGTTGAACTTGTTCTCCAGGTTCTGGCGTTGCAACGCATTCAACTCGGGACGATGAGCCAGCGCAACCTGGATCGCCTGATTGACGGGCATCGAGGGCGGCGTGGGAATCACGGCGCTGGGATCGTCATCAAGGATGAGGGTCGCATTTTGCGCCGTGGGATCCAGGTCGGCGCCAATCAAGCGGCGAATCTGGTCGAGCTGAAGCTGATACTGGGTCTGCGCCTGCAAGAGCGCGGTCTTATCCTGCGCGAGCTGCGCCTCCGGGTTAAAGATGTCGCCGGGGGCGAGCGCGCCCAGCTCCAGCATTTTCTTGTTGCGGTCGTACGATTGCTGCGCCAGATTCACGGCCTGCTGCTGCACTTTGATCTGGTCACGCGCCTGCACCGTTTGCCAGTACTGATCGGCTGCCTGCTGGATGTCGGTGGCGATAGAAGCCTGCGTCTGGTCGCTCACCACCAGCACCTGCGTCTTGGCGACGAGCAAGGGGGTCTTGGCCTGCAGCCCGGAGCGGTTCTGCAGTAAGGGCTGGGTAAATGAAAATCCGAGGTTGGCGCCAAGGCTGGGATTGAAGGTGTTGAACAAGGCGTTGCTGGAATTCCGGTTGGTGCCAAAATCCGCCAGGATCGTCTGGCCGCTCGATAACACCTGCGAGTATCCAATCGAGCTGCGCTGACTCAGGCTGCTGAGCGTCTCGGCGCCGCTGATCTGACTCGTCTGCGGCTGCACATTGCGGGTGCCGTTGAAGCTGGCCGTGATGCTGGGATCAAACGGGCTGTTGGCGGCAATCACCCCATAGTCCGCGGCATTGTCGTTCAATTGCAGCAAATGCACGGCGGTATCGTTTTTGAGCACCAGTTGCAGAAAATCCTCCAGCGTCAGATGCAAATCACCGTTTTGAATGCGCTGGTTCAGGCCTTCGATGGGCTGCACCGTGGGTGGGCTGAGGTGGAAATGCAGGATGGTTTGCGCACCGAGCGGTGCAGCCACCACGGCAAAGGCCAGGACCGCAACCAGAGTAACGGCCACACGGAGACGCGAACTATTCATAGCGAAGAGCCTCGATAGGATCAATGCGCGCGGCTTTGCGGGCGGGATAAATGCCGAACAGTACCCCCACGCCAACCGACACGCCGAAAGCGATAATGATCGACCAACTGGTGACCACCGTTGGCCAGTGCGCGGTGGCCGCAATCGTCCAGGAAAGGATGTAGCCGAATAAGATGCCCAGCGCACCGCCCGACAGCGAAATCAGCACCGCCTCCGCCAGGAACTGCCGCAGAATGTCGGTCCGGCGCGCTCCCGTGGCCCGCCGCACCCCAATTTCGCGCGTGCGCTCCATGACCGTCGCCAGCACGATGTTCATGATCCCGATGCCGCCCACCAGCAGCGAGATCGCCGCGACGGCGACCATGACCAGCGTGAAGATGCGCTGCGTCTGCTGCTGTTGCGCCAGCAGTGCCGCCGGAACGGTCACGTTGAAATCGTCGGTATTGTGATGCGTCGAATTGAGAATGGCGGTCACCACCGCCGCCGCGGCAACGCTGTTGGCGCTGGGCTTCAGACTCATGTCCACACCGTCGAGAAAATCCTTCTGGCGAAAACTGTTGTCGTAGAAGCGGTTGTCGAAAGTGTTCAGCGGCGTGTAGATGACGTTGTTCCAGTCACGGCTGGTCGCGCCTCCGCTCAACTGTTCATCGAGCACGCCGATCACCCGCAGCCAGCCGTCGTTGACCTTGATGTATTTGCCTACCGCGGCCGTATAGCCAAACAAACTGACTTTCGCAGTCTGACCCAGCACCGCCACCGGCGCGCTGGCGGCGTTATCCAGTTGATCGAAGAAGCTGCCCTCGAGCGCATGAAACCCATGGATCGAGGCAAACGATGGATCCACGCCTTCCAGCGCTGGCATCGCCTGCGTCGGCTGCGGCATCAGGTTCTGCGGGTGCAGCGACCGCCGCGGCGAAAGTTGGCTCAAGCCATCGAGGTTGGCCTGAATGATGCGCACGTCGCGCATCGTCAATCCCGGCGAGGTAAGCCGCCGCGCCTGCAGTTCCTGGGGACTGCCGGGCGCGATGGAGTCCACCATCAGGTTATGCACGCCCAGGGCTTCAATCGTCGCCAGGGCTTGCTGTTTGGCGCCCGCGCTGATCGCCAGCATGCCGATCACGGCGCCCACCCCGAAGACCATGCCCAGGCCGGTCAGCATCGTGCGCGTCTTTTGCGCACGCAGGTTCTGGCTGGCCTGAACCAGGTCAGTTCCAATCCGTGAGAAATCGTTCATTTAAAGTCCTCGACCCCCGCCGCCGGGTCCGCCGCCGGGCCCGCCCCCGCCAGGACCACCACGGCCGCCAAAGCCTCCGCGGCCTCCGCGGCCCCCGCGGCCCCCGCGCCGGCCGCCCGCGCCGCGTTCCTGGCCTGGCTTTGCGCCCGGGGAGGGCGTAGCGTCCGCCGCGCTGCCGCCACCTCCGCTGGCGCGATTTTGGGGATTGGTCAGCGCCAGCACGTCGCCTTGCGCCACGCCTTCCAGCACCACCTGGCTTTCGCTGCGCCCAATCACCTTCACCGGCACCTGGGCAAATTCTCCACTGCGGCGGAGGAAGACCACTTGCTGGCCGGCTTGGTTAAAGACGGTCTGCGCGGGGGCGTGGAGCACATTCGGCATCACATCGGTCGTCACTACCGCGTTGGCGGTAAAGCCAGGGTGCAGCTCGGGTAAAGGATCCAGCAGCTTCACATCGCACTCCACTTGCCGGTCCCACACCGGACCCGTGGCCTGGCCCAGCGCCGTGATGCTGCCGTGGAATGTGCGGCCCGGGAGCGGAATAAAATTGATCGCCACCGGTTGTTCCGGCTGCAGGTGCCCAGCGTCCAGCTCGTTCACCTGGAGCGCCACCTGCCAGGAACTCGTATCCGGAATTTCAGCGACCGTCTGACCGTGGCGAACCGTGTCGCCTACCTGAAAGTCCTGTGCCGCCTGCCCCGCGAACCCGCGCATGAAGCCCGAGTTGGTTTCAATCGCCACGTAGCCGGCATGGGAGGCGCGTAGCGTCATGGCCGCAATATCGGCTTGTGCCGTAGCCGCGTCGGCTTCCGCTTTCTTCTCCGCCGCCAGTTGCACCGCGATGGTGGCCTCGTTGCTGGCCTTGCGGCTGGCGATATCGTGTTCCAGTTGCGCCAGCCGGGCCTGATCCGATTTCAACTGCAGGTCGTTTTCCTGCGCCTGAATCTGCGGCAGAATCGGATTCTGCTGCACCTGCAATTTGTCGAGCTGGATCTGATACCGCGCATTGACCAGCGCGTAGTTGTCCGAGGCGGTTTGCGCCGCCGTTTGCGATTCTGCCAGCGCCACCTGCTGCCGCGCCTGATCCAGCGCCTCTTCGGCCTGCGTGAGGCTGTAATGCTCCTGCGTGGTATCAAACTGCACAACCACATCACCCGGCTTCACCAGCGTGCCGGGGGGCAGCAGGGAGCTGATCGTCAGTTGCCCATGACGGATGGAGGGTCCTACCAGCAAATCGGCATTGCCGCCTTGGAGCGTGCCCGGCGCGAACACTTGCAGCCGCACCGGGCTCCGTTGCACGATCGCGGTGGGAACGCCCGCCGTAGGCGAGGGATTGAGCGCGCGGATCAGCGCCCAGGCTCCCCAGGCGACCGCCAACACTACCGCGATGACGATGACCCAGCGCAGCAGGCGCGTCAGCGCCGAGCCGCCATTGCGGCCCAATCGCTTGGGCGGCGGCGTAACTTCGGTAAGCGGGGGAACGGGACTGGTCATGATCTGACTTTCAGTGTTTGATCTTGCCCGGCTGCGGCTGCTTCAACGCGATGCGCGTGCCCGCCTGGATTCCGGAAACCGCGGCATTGTCCGCCGAGCGCGCCAGCACGCTCACCGGCGCCGGCGTAAAGTGATCCCCATTCTGCACGTAAACATTGGGCTTCCCCTCAATCGGGAAAATGGCCTCCGCCGGCACAATGATGGCGTTGGGGATGCGCTTGGTCACCACATCCACGCTGCCGTTCATCGCCGGCTGCATGCGCGGCGAGAACTGATCGATGGAGGCGTTGACGCGAAAGACCTGCGGCGGCGGCCAGGTCGTCCCGAAGTCGGGTTCGGTGAGCGCGGAAATCGACAATATCCTGCCCCGAATCGGCAGCTCCGGCAACGAATCCAGCGTCATCCGGATCGGCTGGCCGGCCAGCAGTTGCCCGCGGGTGACTTCCGAGACCTTCGCCAGCACCTGCAGCGTTTTCATGTCCGGAATTTCCGCGAAGGCGCCGTTGCCCCACACACTGTCGCCCACCTTGAAGGGCGCCTCGTTGTCGTGCCCATTGGAGTGGTTCATCAGATAGGTAATGTGCCCGGTAATCGGCGCATGCACCGTCATCTCTTCAATCTGTTTGCTGATCAGATCGTAGTCCGCCTGGGCCTTCTCCTCCGAGCGCAGATCGGTAGCGATCTGCGCCGCGCTGGACGCCTTGTGCGACTGTACCGTCGCCTTTTCCACCTTGAGCTGTTCTTCGGCCATGCCCAGCGCCAGTTTGGCTTCCTTGCCGTCAATTGCGCTTTGCACCGACTTCAGCACCACATTCAATTTCGCCTTGGCGACCGCATTTTCATCCGTAGCGAGATCCAGGGCATCCTGCTGATCGGTAATCTTGGCCTGCGCCTGAACTTGCGCCAACTGGGCTTTCGCCTGATTGAGCGTCGCCAGATCGGAGACCTGCACATCTTTGGCCGTGCCGGAATCGAAGGTAGCCACCACCTCTCCGGCGTGTACCAGGCTGCCCGAAGGCGCCAGCGAGGCGATGATCAGTCCGCTGATGCGCGGCGCCTGAATTTGCACCGAGCGCACCGGATTCAGAGAACCACGCACCGACACGGTCACCTGAAACGTACCCTGGCGCGCGCTCACCGTGGGTACGTCCGGCGCCATGGCTTTGGAGCGGAAGGCTCGCACGCCGTAATACACCGCTCCCGCAATAAGGATCACCACGACGATTTGCAACCAGCGTTTCATCGCTATTCACCCGCTCCAATAATGACGGCCGGAACCTGCACGCGTTGCCCCGATTTCAGCCCGGCTAGAATCTGCACTTGCTGGTTGTCAAAGTTGCCCAACTGAACTTTTTGCTGCTTCCACTGGCCATCCGCCGTCTGCACGATCACGTAGGGCTGACTCTGCCCGAAATGCACCGCCCGGCGCGGCACCAGCAAATGCGACTGCGGACTGGTGATCTTCAGATCGATCGCCGCAGATAGATCGGGCAGCAACTTGGCGCTGGCCGCGTCCACCTGAAACAACGCCGAAAACGTGCGCACCGTGTCGCCGAACCCGCCCGTCGCCACCGCAATCGGACTGGCCGTCAGCAGATGCACCGGCAACACCACTCCCGGAAAAGCATCCAGCGTGAGCGTGCCTTTCATGCCCGGGGTGAGGGTGGCGTCATCGGCCTCATTGATTTGCGCGTTGACCTCCATGTTGGTAGGGTCAAATATGCGCAGCAGCTCCTGGCCGCTGAAAAGCTGATCTCCCGGTTCCGCCGGCCCCATGCCATCGCTGCGGCGCACCGGCACCAGCCCCACCATGCCGGAAATGGGCGCGCGAATCGTCAGTGCCTCGACGTTGCCCTCGTCCCGCTCCCAATTCACCTTCGCCTGATCGCTTTGCAGTTGCAACACCCGCAACTGCGCGGCATCGGCCTTCGCCATTAGGACATTCTGCTTCTCAATGCTGGCAATATCCGCTTTGAAGTTGGTGACGTTAATCTGGTCCGACTTGAGCTGAATCTCGGTCAGCACCGGCCCCTTCGACAGCTCCAGCTCAGCATTGCCGAAGTTCGTTTGCGCCTGCTTCAGGGTAGCCGCCCGCGTCTCGCTATTGGCTTTATTCACCGCCGCCTGGTTGGCGACCTTATGCACCGAGGCCTCGTAGGTCGCCTTGTCGTCCAGGGCATCCTGCGCCACCTGCGTGTCGTCAAAGCTGGCCAGGATCTCGCCTTGAGTCACCTTCGTGCCGCTGGCCACAATATTGACCAGAATCTTCATGAAACCCGCACCCCGGATGCGCGGCACCCGGATGACCTGGCTACGCACCGCTTGTGTGGTTCCCGAGACACGCAGATCGCGCGTCAATTTCCCCGGCGCAACGGTGACCGTGCTGTAGTTGGCAATCGCCGGATTTTTTGCCGCCACACTCGCCTGCGGGCTCGCCGCCGGCTTCTGCGCCGTGGCAACCGAACTGCAAGCCGAATTCAGCGCCACCGCGACCGCCAGGGCCACTGGCAGGCAGTACAGACGTAAGGCGTATGCGGTCCTCGCCGACAGGGTCGGGGCCACGGGCCCTCGGCCCTGTCGAGCGCCGAGCGGGTCGCACGGCACAGCCGGGCGGGGCCCCGTGCCAGTTAATGGGGTCGACATAAGAGTGCTTTCTAGTGTAAACGTCGTGACCGCGGCTTTGGTCACACTATGAGGGCAAGAAATTCACAGCTCGCCGTGCCCACCGCCACCACTTGGCTTCTGCGCGGCCTTGGGTGCCGGTTTGGTCACGCCAGCCGCCTGCGGAGGCATGGGAATCACCGGCGGCGGCGTGGGTATGGCAATCTGCAACTGCTGCGGGTTGATCGGACCAATGCCGGCGGCCGGCTGCTCCAACCCGGGCAGTCGTTCTTCACGAGCATCCGCGGCTGTCAGGCCGGCTTCTTGCGACTCTGCCGGCACCGGTAATTGCGCGGTGATCACCAGGACATCCTGCAAGCGCCCCAGTTCGGCGGCCGGTTTCACCGCCAGCGCCTTGAAGATTCCATCATGACTGGTGAGAACCGCCGTCACCGTTCCCACAGGGATACCTTTGGGGTATACCTGATCTTCGCCTGACGTGACCACTTCGTCTCCGGGCTTCACCACTTCGTTCTTCAAAACGTGCTCGACTTGCGCCGCCCCGGCGCCCAAGCCATGCAGAATGCCGCGATAGCCTTGCGCGCCCACCAGAACCCCCACCCCAGCGTCCGCCTGGGTAAGAAGCAGCACCTGCGAGGAGTTGGCGAGCACTTGGCTGAGCTTGCCCACCAGTCCCTGCGGCGTGATTACCGCCATATTGGTACGCAGACCCTGGTTGCGCCCCCGGTTCACGTAAATCGCCTGGGCATCAGGACTCGCTCCGTGGCTGATGACCTGCGCCGGCATGGTAATCATCGTAAAAGACCGGCGAAATCCCAGCAGCGCGTCCAGCCGCGGCAAATCCCGCACCGCCTGCCGAAGCTGCTGGTTCTGCAACTCCAGCTCGGTCACCTGCTTCTGCAATTGCTGATTTTGCTGATGAACGCCGCGCAGCGCGACATAATTCGCGGTGAAATCCCGCACCTTGCTGACGTAATGCTGCGAGATCCGCTCCGCCGGCAAGACCGCTTCAGCACTCCAAAGCCGGATCAACCGGATGCCGCCGGCCTCGGGGCTTCGGATCTGGTAGCCAAGCAGAAGGAGTTGACCCACCACCAGGCCCACCAGCACCCAACGACCGTGCCCGTAATGCCGCAACTCTGCCATCAGCTATCAGCTTTCCGCCACCAACCCTACCCTGTCAATCCCCGGTGCCCCGCGCCCACCACCACCCACCACCGCCTGTATCACTGATCAATGGAGATTTTGCGCAGCAGCTTGAAGTCGCTGAGCATTTTCCCCGTGCCCAGCACTACGCTCGCCAGCGGATCGTCGGCAATGGAAACCGGCAACCCGGTCTCTTCGCGGATACGCTTATCCAGGTTCTTGAGCAACGCTCCGCCGCCCGTCAGCACGATGCCCTTGTCGCTGATATCCGCGCTCAGCTCCGGCGGCGTGCGCTCCAGCGCCACCCGGATGGCATTGATAATCGTGCCCACGCTCTCGCTCAGCGCTTCCCGCACTTCCGCATCCTGAATCACCAGCGTCTTGGGCACGCCCTCGATCAGATTGCGGCCCTTGATCTCAAACGTCTCCGGCTGATCCAGCGGATACGCCGAGCCGATGCTGATTTTCACCTGCTCGGCCGTGCGTTCGCCAATCAATAGGTTGTACTTACGCTTCAGGAAATTGGTGATGGCGTCGTCCATCTCGTTGCCGGCCACGCGCACCGAGCGCGAGTAAACAATGCCGGAGAGCGAAATCACCGCGATGTCGGTGGTCCCTCCGCCGATATCGACCACCATGTTCCCGCTCGGTTCGGTAATCGGCAGTCCGGCCCCGATCGCCGCCACCATCGCCTGCTCCACCAGA
Protein-coding regions in this window:
- a CDS encoding radical SAM protein, which produces MTSLYEKVEAGERIDAADAEQLWREASDEDWQRLATAVRARFHRPGECTYLIMRIVNYTNVCVAQCDYCAFYRLPGQAGGYVLSREQVFAKIDELLAMGGDLAGFNGGFNPHLPLDYYCDLFSSLRARYGDRLEFYALTVAEFMYLADHAKLSWAQAAERFRAAGVRWITGGGSEILTESFRARHSKFKYSVAEYFAAQAAIVAAGLKTTATMVIGFDETLAERLEHLERTRAFQDATGGLASFLCWTYKPYGTPLGGKEVSTREYLRHLALSRIYLDNIARIRTSVLTQNEGALDGLCYGADDFDLPIEDEVTQSAGATISLDFNGLLERARALGFTPRYRAVAAARKVPA
- a CDS encoding TolC family protein — encoded protein: MNSSRLRVAVTLVAVLAFAVVAAPLGAQTILHFHLSPPTVQPIEGLNQRIQNGDLHLTLEDFLQLVLKNDTAVHLLQLNDNAADYGVIAANSPFDPSITASFNGTRNVQPQTSQISGAETLSSLSQRSSIGYSQVLSSGQTILADFGTNRNSSNALFNTFNPSLGANLGFSFTQPLLQNRSGLQAKTPLLVAKTQVLVVSDQTQASIATDIQQAADQYWQTVQARDQIKVQQQAVNLAQQSYDRNKKMLELGALAPGDIFNPEAQLAQDKTALLQAQTQYQLQLDQIRRLIGADLDPTAQNATLILDDDPSAVIPTPPSMPVNQAIQVALAHRPELNALQRQNLENKFNIAAAHDALRPQLNLTGSYGSNALAGNQIASVTPLGVVVGGSSTGLGHDFNQLFAFNSPTYGFSLQLTLPLRNSRAESQLADSMLAQTQAEYNIRNEEQTIRQDVRLADTQLRMAVEEVKSATIARDLSQKNVDAENQEYLLGTITLFQLLQGQVQLSQAQSQLLSSYTSYQIAKIAYERAVYTLLANMHLKVQP
- a CDS encoding DUF488 domain-containing protein, with translation MASDIFTIGHSTRTSEEFVHLLQMHGVQQLCDVRTIAKSRHNPQFAEPELAASLTAVKITYRRLAQLGGLRHAHKDSPNTGWRNLSFRGYADYMQTPAFAAGLAELEALARAAPTAIMCAEAVPWRCHRSLIGDALTVHGWQVWDIITEKPPSPHRMTPFLRVVDGHLTYPATE
- a CDS encoding lipase maturation factor family protein, which codes for MRITASWLLRWLGFIYFWVFLGWWRQAPGLIGPQGILPAADYLHAVAAHFHPAARIWFTPSLLWISSSTAALHVMCGLGLAAAVAVMARWHSRWGLAVCLVCFLSLIACAQVFANYQSDGMLMTAGFFALFVDLKSPSWWSWFSLRWLWFTIYFGSGIAKWMSHDPQWRHLTALDQYYQNLPLPNWLGWYAQNYLPHSVEAAIAAAILILELFVVWLAFLPRRWRIALFWIVTPFQIAIILTANYGFLSWLVLGLGLTLIDDRHLHWLLRRPYVAVESVLASWRVGLASAVLVALVAVTGLNLAGRMWPALPTPQRVTFALQPFRIADPFGLFAVMTRNRYEIEFQGTRDGRTWTAYPFRYKPQDPQRAPAGDLFLFAPYQPRFDWNLWFASLSSVQQERWVESTELRLLTNDPPVLALFARNPFAARPPIAVRAVLWQYWFSTPAQKRRQGIWWRRKLLGQYAPTLVMTSAGVESLPTR
- a CDS encoding DNA recombination protein RmuC, whose product is MMGVLYVLVGLAAGVALTWFVVWRTRTAVAAELKSIAGPELQLLGEVTVRQVETTSAGLQAKLQDMQSRLESYQARITEFEKERAAAQAKVEQQLQQMVGAGAAMTQEARTLREALATSNSVRGDWGESVLKNIFAACGLHEQIDYDLQFTLDNGLRPDAVVYLPSGRKLAVDAKASLNDFLAGLDASEEARRLACYNAFAQVLRRRAKELAGKDYCGHLENSMPCVIMFVPSEGAFRAALDADPELFRYGQQLAPAILLASPSTLFPLISIVAQGWQQFNAGQKMQVLLREIATLGQRLQVFLDHFQGVGKALDAAGKAYNSANNSYRSRLAPQLNKLQDLNANWETPADLKPVENLPQLTE